In Phragmites australis chromosome 17, lpPhrAust1.1, whole genome shotgun sequence, the following are encoded in one genomic region:
- the LOC133896685 gene encoding myb-related protein 306-like isoform X2, with product MRCSKSCRLRWTNYLRPGIKRGNFTEQEEKLIVHLQALLGNRWAAIASYLPERTDNDIKNYWNTHLKKKLKKMQAGEGGGGDDGVGPSEGGGGCEKLPTVPKGQWERRLQTDIHTARQALRDALSLEPSPLPTPPGSATYASSAENIARLLEGWLRPSGRGGGKGPEASGSTSTTATTQQQPQRSGEGAASASASHSAAAAQTPECSTETSKMAGATCGAGAAPAFSMLESWLLDDGMGHGEVGLMADVVPLRDPSEFF from the exons ATGCGGTGCAGCAAGAGCTGCCGGCTGCGGTGGACCAATTACCTCCGGCCGGGGATCAAGCGCGGCAACTTCACCGAGCAGGAGGAGAAGCTCATCGTGCACCTCCAGGCCCTTCTCGGCAACAG GTGGGCAGCGATAGCGTCCTACTTACCTGAGAGGACGGATAACGACATCAAGAACTACTGGAACACGCACctcaagaagaagctcaagaagatgcAGGCCggcgaaggcggcggaggagacgACGGCGTTGGTCCAtcagagggcggcggcggctgcgaaAAGCTGCCGACCGTCCCCAAGGGGCAGTGGGAGCGGCGGCTGCAGACGGACATCCACACGGCGCGGCAGGCGCTGCGCGACGCGCTCTCGCTCGAGCCCtcgccgctgccgacgcctccagGGTCAGCGACGTACGCGTCCAGCGCCGAGAACATCGCGCGGCTGCTGGAGGGGTGGCTGCGCCCAAGCGGCAGAGGCGGGGGCAAGGGGCCGGAGGCGTCGGGGTCGACgtccacgacggcgacgacgcaGCAGCAGCCACAACGCTCCGGGGAGGGCGCGGCGTCCGCGTCGGCCAGCCACAGCGCGGCGGCCGCTCAGACCCCCGAGTGCTCGACGGAGACGAGCAAGATGGCCGGCGCAAcctgcggcgccggcgccgcgccgGCGTTCTCGATGCTGGAGAGCTGGCTTCTGGACGATGGCATGGGGCACGGCGAGGTGGGGCTCATGGCCGACGTGGTGCCATTAAGGGACCCCAGTGAGTTCTTCTAA